The DNA segment ACATCTCAGTCTTCCATGTGAACAGCTCTTGCGGGTACCTTACCTGCTCGTTGAGCCACGATGGAATGGGCTGGAACTTGTCGCCGTACTGGCTTTCTATGATGTCCGTAAAGTAGTCGTCGCCGTACTTTAGCAGAGTAATGTCACCGTTGTAGGTGTCAACTAGTGCAAAGCCCACCAGCCTCAGGTAGGGGTTTCCAATCGACCATGGGACCGACTGCGTGTCAAATCCGACAATCAGCGGCATGAGCCAGTATGTCTTTTGGCCGTCAGTTACTGGGTAAAAGTCCAGCTGCTGGCCGAACATGTTGTACAGAAAGTACGGGTACAGTGTGCTCATCCTGGAATAGACGTCCTTGTACCTCATCACGTGGACCGAGTCGGACGGAAATGACAGCAAAAAGTTTGGCTCAAACACCCAGCTTGTAGGCGGAGATACCGTGATTCCTCCAGTTCCGGTGTAGAACGCGTTGTTAAGCTCGGCGCTCGTGTCGCCCCTGTTTGTCGGGTATGCAGACCAGTTGTCCGCAAACAGGCCGCCCTCACCGTAATAGATGGTCCTCTGCGAGAAGAGCTTGCCGCTTTCCACCGACTGGCCGGTGGTCGCCTCCAGTGCCAGGAACCCGTTTGGAACGTGTGTGTACACAAGGTGCTCGTTGTACCACCTGTTCTCAAGGCTTACTGTAGGCGGAAGGACCGGCTTCATCGATGCCGTCCAGTAGAGCGTGTTGTTGAATCTCAAAATGTCGTTGTCCTCAAAGTCGATGTACGGGATGAGTCCTATCTCAGGCTTCATCTTGGCAAACGCAGCCTCCCAGTCCCATATCCTGATGGAGTTTAGGACGTCGCCATTTTGCGATATGTAGCTGTCAATGTTGTTTGGTGAGACTGACGTGAGCTTTACGTCGTTTGTTGTAACCTGGACCTTGTCAAGCTCGCCAAGATACCTGTTGACGTCGATCTGCTGCTTTGTGTACGGACCGAGGAATTCTATCTTGCGGGCGTCGGCGATGCTGTTGTTGACTGCCATGATGGAGCCTGCAATTATTGCGATTGCTATAACGGTAAAGACGCGGACGTAGATGTCCCGCTTTATTGGGTGTGTCAGTACCTTGGATCTGAACAGATCAAATATTGAAAACGCAATGAGGATGAACCCTACCGCAAGAGTTCCGCCAATGGCATACTTTGTGTTGTAGTCCATCTGGTCGGTGAAGAACATGTTGATTCCAGCCCAAATCACGCCGATTCCTATTACCGCCTCTATTGTAGAGACATAGTTTAGGAACTTGGGCTTGCCCTGCGATGAGTCATAGATGTACGATGTGGCCACCTTGATTATCGAGTGCAGGCCGACGTAGATTGCAAGCCTTGCGCCTATTACCGCAAGTATCGGCGGAACGAGAATGGTGAGTGCAGGAATTAATGGTATTACGTTTTGTGATGCATCAATGGTGTTCGGCTCTACAAACGGTAGTGAGAATATCTGCGGCAGGTTGCTTATGCCAAGGTCGTTTCCGTCCATCAGATATACTACGGCAAGACCGAACATGATGTTGACAAACAGCGCCCCGAACAGGAAGACCTTGGTTACCTGCCACATTACAAACTGGGGAACGCTAAGCCTGTAGTCCTTGAAGCTTGAGATGTTTCTTGATACCGGATCGTGTGACGTTCTGTTCAAAAATGTGATTACGATGTGTATGGCGTACCAGACAACCGAGGAGCGGTTCTTGAGGTCCACGTTGACTAGTGCAATCGACGACAGGACCAGCGCCGAGACTACCGAATAGTAGACCGGCTTTGTGAACTGGTCTCCGAACTCGGCCATGTTCATCGAGAGTATGATTCCCTGGTTTCCAACTATCACCAGGACTATAATTCCAATTATCGCAATTATCCCAAGTCGTATGAGCTTGCCCGCATTTGGGGGAGGCGAATTAGACTCTGTGGAGGAATTATACAAAACCAAACTTGCTCCTTTGTGGATAAATTAATGTCTTCGCAGCAAAAACAAGCGCGATTTGGGCCGGGATCAGGCTACGGTGGCATATCCCTTGCAGATCATGTAGACTGCGGCGTACTTTGGCACCGTGACCTGCTCCCTTGCGTACGGGCCGAACTTTTTGTTCTTTAGCTTTATTTCGACTGGGCAGGTGGCAGTAACAGTCACGTTGTCCGAGTCGATAAAGCACGCATCGGATCCCGGATTGAACTTGGCGACATCCTCCAGCGGCATCTTTGTCAGGCCGCTCTTGCTGTTTATGGTGCCGCCCAGTCTGAATATCCTGTGCACGTCTATTGTCACGTTCGGGTCTATTCTTACTCCGATCGACTTTTGGGCTTCCTCAAGCCGCTTTTTGAACGCAAGGTACCCATCCGAGATTATCTTTTTTGATTCCTTTGGCTTGTTTGACTTGGAGCCAAAGATCTCCCTTGCGACCCTGCCGGGCCAGCCCTTGTCGTCAACATCGGAGAACGATGACTTTGCAAAGTTTGACGGCTTTGCACCAAACGTCTCAGGCACCGCCCCCCTGAACGCGATATAGTCGACAAGGTCCGCCCTCTCCTTTGACTCTAGCTTGTCATAATTGGAACTTGAGACGTACACGTGGAATCCCTCGTTGCCCGAAAAATACACCACAATGTCCTCCTTTTTTATCGCCAGGTCGTTTGTCAGAATGACTGCCAGTTTCTTTACCTCGTTTTTTGCCGCAGATATGCAGTCGGTGCACAAGACGGAGGTCTTTTCGTGCTTTGTGGAGCCGCACTGCGGGCACTGCTCCTGATTCAGAAAGACGTTTGCGCACGAGGTGCAGATCTTGCATGTGTGGTTTGCCCTGCATGGAAGATTGAGGTCCTTTGCATCTATGTCAAATATGAGGTCGGCCCCCTGCCAGTCCTTTTCTGCCATCGGCAGGTTTGGAAACGAGTAGCGCGCGTTGGAGCAGTACACGTCGGACGGCACGCTGGT comes from the Candidatus Nitrosotenuis cloacae genome and includes:
- a CDS encoding UPF0182 family protein is translated as MYNSSTESNSPPPNAGKLIRLGIIAIIGIIVLVIVGNQGIILSMNMAEFGDQFTKPVYYSVVSALVLSSIALVNVDLKNRSSVVWYAIHIVITFLNRTSHDPVSRNISSFKDYRLSVPQFVMWQVTKVFLFGALFVNIMFGLAVVYLMDGNDLGISNLPQIFSLPFVEPNTIDASQNVIPLIPALTILVPPILAVIGARLAIYVGLHSIIKVATSYIYDSSQGKPKFLNYVSTIEAVIGIGVIWAGINMFFTDQMDYNTKYAIGGTLAVGFILIAFSIFDLFRSKVLTHPIKRDIYVRVFTVIAIAIIAGSIMAVNNSIADARKIEFLGPYTKQQIDVNRYLGELDKVQVTTNDVKLTSVSPNNIDSYISQNGDVLNSIRIWDWEAAFAKMKPEIGLIPYIDFEDNDILRFNNTLYWTASMKPVLPPTVSLENRWYNEHLVYTHVPNGFLALEATTGQSVESGKLFSQRTIYYGEGGLFADNWSAYPTNRGDTSAELNNAFYTGTGGITVSPPTSWVFEPNFLLSFPSDSVHVMRYKDVYSRMSTLYPYFLYNMFGQQLDFYPVTDGQKTYWLMPLIVGFDTQSVPWSIGNPYLRLVGFALVDTYNGDITLLKYGDDYFTDIIESQYGDKFQPIPSWLNEQVRYPQELFTWKTEMFNIYHVTDTEKFIQASQFYVIPANLEAYYITAKPPGFDSVKFLGLLSLEQRGGQGRNLSGYMIVENDLPTFGNMRFYEVPQNSTTKLIGPTAVKEALDKDSEFAQLKTLLRTPRIGDNILYQVGQHDVYFIPVYTAGSGGGVVAQLGTIAAVGAAFNGEYYVGLGNTPQEAFEAYLRELAGVVTPASQQTEVGFDKDERIKTIKAIFEERGLEIVTPTSLQVPLSFEEGDVSLFSRIDMDTTTELLNKFIDEHVSSGTKRIFLWQTEESINIGTIKSVDGIPELHYITINVGK
- a CDS encoding DNA primase small subunit domain-containing protein yields the protein MHEKDARLLEESFKKYYFDHFSLIRTMPNPEMREFGYQKFNSGMTRHISLKSDKELHLLLMTSVPSDVYCSNARYSFPNLPMAEKDWQGADLIFDIDAKDLNLPCRANHTCKICTSCANVFLNQEQCPQCGSTKHEKTSVLCTDCISAAKNEVKKLAVILTNDLAIKKEDIVVYFSGNEGFHVYVSSSNYDKLESKERADLVDYIAFRGAVPETFGAKPSNFAKSSFSDVDDKGWPGRVAREIFGSKSNKPKESKKIISDGYLAFKKRLEEAQKSIGVRIDPNVTIDVHRIFRLGGTINSKSGLTKMPLEDVAKFNPGSDACFIDSDNVTVTATCPVEIKLKNKKFGPYAREQVTVPKYAAVYMICKGYATVA